A window of the Pseudomonas gozinkensis genome harbors these coding sequences:
- a CDS encoding peptide ABC transporter ATP-binding protein — protein MAVVLTARDLTRHYEVSRGLFKGHATVRALNGVSFELEAGKTLAVVGESGCGKSTLARALTLIEEPSSGSLKIAGQEVAGADKAQRMQLRKDVQMVFQSPYASLNPRQKIGDQLAEPLLINTNLSAAERREKVQAMMKQVGLRPEHYQRYPHMFSGGQRQRIALARAMMLQPKVLVADEPTSALDVSIQAQVLNLFMDMQQEFNTGYVFISHNLAVVQHVADDVMVMYLGRPVEIGPKHDIYARPLHPYTQALLSATPTIHPDPDKPKIKIVGELPNPLNPPPGCAFHKRCPYATARCSSEEPALRQLDTRQVACHYAEQFLDGAA, from the coding sequence ATGGCCGTCGTACTTACCGCCCGCGACCTGACCCGTCACTACGAAGTCTCCCGTGGCCTGTTCAAGGGCCATGCGACCGTACGCGCCCTCAACGGCGTGTCGTTCGAGCTGGAAGCCGGCAAGACCCTCGCCGTCGTCGGTGAATCGGGCTGCGGCAAATCCACCCTCGCCCGCGCCCTGACCCTGATCGAGGAGCCGTCGTCCGGCTCCCTGAAAATCGCCGGCCAGGAAGTGGCCGGCGCCGACAAGGCCCAGCGCATGCAACTGCGCAAAGACGTGCAGATGGTGTTCCAGAGCCCGTATGCGTCGTTGAACCCACGGCAGAAAATCGGTGATCAACTGGCCGAGCCGCTGCTGATCAACACCAACCTCTCGGCTGCCGAGCGTCGCGAGAAAGTCCAGGCGATGATGAAGCAGGTCGGCTTGCGTCCCGAGCACTACCAGCGTTATCCGCACATGTTCTCCGGCGGTCAGCGTCAGCGTATCGCGCTGGCTCGCGCCATGATGCTGCAACCGAAAGTGCTGGTGGCGGACGAACCGACCTCGGCGCTGGACGTGTCGATCCAGGCGCAGGTGCTGAACCTGTTCATGGACATGCAGCAGGAGTTCAACACGGGTTACGTGTTCATCTCGCACAACCTGGCGGTGGTGCAGCACGTGGCCGATGACGTGATGGTGATGTACCTCGGTCGCCCGGTGGAAATCGGTCCGAAGCACGACATCTACGCCCGTCCTCTGCACCCGTACACCCAGGCGCTGTTGTCGGCGACCCCGACCATCCACCCGGATCCGGACAAGCCGAAAATCAAGATCGTCGGCGAGTTGCCCAACCCGCTGAACCCGCCACCTGGCTGCGCGTTCCACAAGCGCTGCCCATACGCCACCGCGCGTTGCAGCAGCGAAGAGCCGGCCCTGCGCCAGCTCGACACCCGTCAGGTGGCGTGCCACTACGCCGAGCAGTTCCTCGACGGCGCGGCCTGA
- a CDS encoding ABC transporter ATP-binding protein yields MSLLEIKNLNVRFGDKNATPVVDGLDLKVDKGEVLAIVGESGSGKSVTMMALMGLIEHPGIVTADALSFDGKNMLKLNNRQRRQIVGKDLAMVFQDPMTALNPSYTVGFQIEEVLRLHLKMSGKQARKRAIELLEKVEIPGAASRMDAYPHQLSGGMSQRVAIAMAIAGEPKLLIADEPTTALDVTIQAQIMDLLLALQKEQNMGLVLITHDLAVVAETAQRVCVMYAGQAVEVGQVPQLFDIPAHPYSEALLKAIPEHSQGAERLATLPGIVPGRYDRPQGCLLSPRCPYVQDSCRAQRPTLDPKSHSLARCFYPLNQEVA; encoded by the coding sequence ATGTCACTGTTAGAAATCAAGAATCTCAACGTTCGCTTCGGCGACAAGAACGCTACCCCGGTCGTCGACGGCCTCGACCTGAAAGTCGACAAGGGCGAAGTCCTGGCGATCGTGGGCGAGTCGGGTTCCGGCAAGTCCGTGACCATGATGGCGCTGATGGGCCTGATCGAGCACCCGGGCATCGTCACCGCCGACGCGCTGAGCTTCGATGGCAAGAACATGCTCAAGCTGAACAACCGCCAGCGTCGGCAGATCGTCGGCAAAGACCTGGCGATGGTGTTCCAGGACCCGATGACCGCGCTGAACCCGAGCTACACCGTGGGTTTCCAGATCGAAGAAGTGCTGCGCCTGCACCTGAAAATGTCCGGCAAGCAAGCGCGCAAACGTGCGATCGAACTGCTGGAAAAAGTCGAAATCCCGGGCGCCGCCAGCCGTATGGACGCCTACCCGCACCAGCTGTCCGGCGGTATGAGCCAGCGTGTGGCGATTGCCATGGCGATTGCCGGCGAGCCGAAACTGCTGATCGCGGACGAGCCGACCACGGCACTCGACGTGACGATCCAGGCGCAGATCATGGACCTGCTGCTGGCGTTGCAGAAAGAGCAGAACATGGGCCTGGTGCTGATCACCCACGACCTCGCCGTGGTCGCCGAAACCGCCCAGCGCGTGTGCGTGATGTACGCCGGTCAAGCCGTTGAAGTCGGCCAGGTGCCGCAACTGTTCGACATCCCGGCCCACCCGTACAGCGAAGCGCTGCTCAAGGCGATTCCGGAACACAGCCAGGGTGCCGAGCGTCTGGCGACCCTGCCCGGCATCGTGCCCGGCCGTTACGACCGCCCGCAAGGCTGCCTGCTGTCGCCGCGCTGCCCGTACGTGCAGGACAGCTGCCGCGCGCAGCGTCCGACCCTTGACCCGAAAAGCCACAGCCTCGCCCGCTGCTTCTATCCGTTGAACCAGGAGGTGGCGTAA
- a CDS encoding ABC transporter permease subunit, producing MSTPTSSVATAATAVDQSLLYPSPYKEFWQAFAKNKGAVAGLLFMLLVIFCALFAPWVAPHNPSEQYRDFLLTPPAWLEGGQMQFLLGTDELGRDLLSRLIQGSRLSLLIGLSSVVMSLIPGILLGLFAGFFPKMIGPTIMRLMDIMLALPSLLLAVAIVAILGPGLINTVIAIAVVSLPSYVRLTRAAVMGELNRDYVTAARLAGAGLPRLMFITVLPNCMAPLIVQATLSFSSAILDAAALGFLGLGVQPPTPEWGTMLASARDYIERAWWVVSLPGLTILLSVLAINLMGDGLRDALDPKLKNAA from the coding sequence ATGAGCACTCCAACTTCCTCAGTAGCCACCGCTGCCACCGCCGTGGATCAAAGTCTGCTGTACCCGTCACCGTACAAAGAGTTCTGGCAGGCTTTCGCCAAGAACAAAGGCGCCGTCGCCGGCCTGCTGTTCATGCTGCTGGTGATTTTCTGCGCGCTGTTTGCCCCTTGGGTCGCGCCGCATAACCCGAGCGAGCAATACCGTGACTTCCTGCTGACGCCGCCGGCGTGGCTCGAAGGCGGGCAGATGCAATTCCTGCTCGGCACCGATGAACTGGGCCGCGATCTGCTGTCGCGCCTGATCCAGGGTTCGCGTCTGTCGCTGCTGATCGGTCTGTCGTCGGTGGTGATGTCGCTGATTCCGGGGATCCTGCTGGGTCTGTTCGCCGGTTTCTTCCCGAAAATGATCGGCCCGACCATCATGCGTCTGATGGACATCATGCTGGCCCTGCCGTCGCTGCTGCTGGCTGTGGCGATCGTTGCCATCCTCGGCCCTGGCCTGATCAACACCGTGATCGCGATTGCCGTGGTTTCGCTGCCGTCCTACGTGCGTCTGACCCGTGCCGCCGTGATGGGTGAGCTGAACCGCGACTACGTGACCGCCGCGCGCCTGGCCGGTGCCGGCCTGCCACGCCTGATGTTCATCACCGTGCTGCCGAACTGCATGGCGCCGCTGATCGTTCAGGCGACCCTGAGCTTCTCCTCGGCGATCCTCGATGCCGCCGCCCTGGGCTTCCTCGGCCTCGGTGTCCAGCCGCCAACCCCTGAGTGGGGCACCATGCTGGCTTCGGCCCGCGACTACATCGAACGCGCCTGGTGGGTGGTGAGTCTGCCTGGTTTGACCATTTTGCTCAGCGTGCTGGCAATCAACTTGATGGGCGACGGCCTGCGCGATGCGCTGGACCCGAAACTCAAGAACGCCGCCTGA
- a CDS encoding ABC transporter permease subunit has protein sequence MFSFIARRLGLLIPTFFGITLLTFALIRMIPGDPVEVMMGERRVDPEMHAQAMERLGLNKPLYAQYLDYIGKLAHGDLGESLRTRESVWTEFTSLFPATLELSMAALLFAGILGLLAGVIAALKRGSLFDHGVMGISLAGYSMPIFWWGLILIMFFSVSLGWTPVSGRIDLLYDIEPRTGFMLIDTLLADDMGAFLDALHHLILPAIVLGTIPLAVIARMTRSSMLEVLREDYIRTARAKGLSPSRVVFVHGLRNALIPVLTVVGLQVGTLLAGAVLTETIFSWPGIGKWLIEAIGARDYPVVQNGILLIACLVILVNFVVDILYGFANPRIRHQR, from the coding sequence ATGTTTAGTTTTATTGCCCGCCGACTGGGGTTGTTGATCCCCACGTTTTTCGGCATCACCTTGCTGACTTTCGCGTTGATTCGCATGATTCCCGGCGACCCCGTGGAAGTGATGATGGGCGAACGTCGGGTCGACCCCGAAATGCACGCTCAGGCAATGGAACGCCTCGGTCTGAACAAACCGCTGTACGCCCAGTACCTGGACTACATCGGCAAACTGGCCCACGGCGACCTCGGCGAATCCCTGCGCACCCGTGAGAGCGTATGGACCGAGTTCACCTCCCTCTTCCCGGCGACCCTGGAACTGTCCATGGCCGCCCTGCTGTTCGCCGGTATCCTGGGCCTTCTGGCCGGGGTGATTGCGGCCCTCAAGCGAGGATCCCTGTTCGACCACGGGGTGATGGGCATCTCCCTCGCGGGTTACTCGATGCCGATTTTCTGGTGGGGCCTGATTCTCATCATGTTCTTCTCGGTAAGCCTGGGCTGGACCCCGGTATCCGGGCGGATCGACCTGCTCTACGACATCGAGCCGCGCACCGGCTTCATGCTGATCGACACCCTGCTGGCCGATGACATGGGCGCGTTCCTCGATGCCCTGCACCACCTGATCCTGCCGGCCATCGTGCTGGGTACCATTCCGCTGGCGGTGATCGCGCGGATGACCCGCTCGTCGATGCTCGAAGTGCTGCGTGAAGACTACATCCGTACCGCCAGGGCCAAAGGCCTGTCGCCGTCGCGCGTGGTGTTCGTGCACGGTCTGCGCAACGCGCTGATTCCGGTACTGACCGTGGTCGGCCTGCAAGTCGGCACCCTGCTGGCCGGCGCGGTCCTGACCGAAACCATCTTTTCCTGGCCCGGCATCGGCAAATGGCTGATCGAAGCCATCGGCGCCCGGGACTACCCGGTTGTGCAAAACGGCATCCTGTTAATCGCCTGCCTGGTGATTCTGGTCAACTTCGTGGTGGACATCCTCTACGGCTTTGCCAACCCACGCATCCGTCATCAGCGCTGA
- a CDS encoding ABC transporter substrate-binding protein, translated as MKMLPLRAAIAAALLSVAVGVSAKPLVVCTEASPEGFDMVQYTTAVTADAVAETIFNRLADFKPGTTEVIPALAESWDISEDGLTYTFHLRKGVKFHTTEYFKPTRDMNADDVVWSFQRQLDPNHPWHKLSSVGFPYFESMGFKELLKSVEKVDDNTVKFTLTRREAPFLADIAMAFSSIYPAEYADQLLKTNKTGDLNSKPVGTGPFIFQRYAKDAQVRFKANPDYFRGKAPADALILAIATDNNVRLQKLKANECQIALYPKPDDIPSIKKDSNLKVDEMDAMTVSYIAMNTQHKYISDVRVRKAIDIAFDKEAYVNALFGKGNATVAVNPYPPTLLGYNHDLKNPPRDLDKARALLKEAGVPEGTTFTLFTRNGGGPTNPNPMLGAQMMQADLAKVGIKIDIRVMEWGEMLKRAKAGEHDMVSAGWAGDNGDPDNFLTPMLSCEAAKNGENYARWCNEKFQTLLDEARAKVDPAERAKLYEEAQVIFNQDQPWISMAHTRMFTAMRNNVEGYHISPLTTNNFATTQVK; from the coding sequence ATGAAAATGCTTCCCCTACGTGCAGCCATCGCGGCTGCGTTGCTGAGTGTCGCTGTCGGCGTCTCGGCCAAACCCTTGGTGGTCTGCACCGAAGCCAGCCCGGAAGGCTTCGATATGGTCCAGTACACGACTGCAGTCACTGCCGACGCGGTGGCCGAAACCATCTTCAACCGTCTGGCGGACTTCAAGCCCGGCACCACCGAAGTGATTCCGGCGCTGGCCGAATCCTGGGACATCAGCGAAGACGGCCTGACCTACACGTTCCACCTGCGCAAAGGCGTCAAGTTTCACACCACCGAATATTTCAAGCCGACCCGCGACATGAATGCCGACGATGTGGTCTGGAGTTTCCAGCGTCAGCTGGACCCGAATCACCCGTGGCACAAACTGTCGAGCGTGGGCTTCCCGTACTTTGAAAGCATGGGCTTCAAGGAACTGCTCAAAAGCGTCGAGAAAGTCGACGACAACACCGTCAAGTTCACCCTGACCCGTCGCGAAGCGCCATTCCTGGCCGACATCGCCATGGCCTTCTCCTCGATCTACCCGGCCGAATACGCCGACCAGTTGCTAAAGACCAACAAGACCGGCGACCTGAACAGCAAACCGGTGGGCACCGGCCCGTTCATCTTCCAGCGTTATGCCAAGGACGCCCAGGTTCGCTTCAAGGCCAACCCGGATTACTTCCGTGGCAAGGCCCCGGCTGACGCGCTGATCCTGGCGATTGCCACCGACAACAACGTGCGTTTGCAGAAGCTCAAGGCCAATGAGTGCCAGATCGCGCTGTATCCGAAACCGGATGACATCCCGAGCATCAAAAAAGACAGCAACCTGAAAGTCGATGAAATGGACGCGATGACCGTCTCCTACATCGCCATGAACACCCAGCACAAGTACATCAGCGACGTGCGGGTGCGCAAAGCGATCGACATCGCCTTCGACAAGGAAGCCTATGTCAACGCGCTGTTCGGCAAGGGTAACGCGACCGTTGCGGTCAACCCGTACCCGCCGACCCTGCTGGGCTACAACCACGACCTGAAGAACCCGCCACGTGACCTCGACAAGGCCCGTGCCCTGCTCAAGGAAGCCGGTGTACCGGAAGGCACCACATTCACCCTGTTCACCCGCAACGGCGGCGGCCCGACCAACCCGAACCCGATGCTCGGCGCACAGATGATGCAGGCTGACCTGGCGAAAGTCGGGATCAAGATCGACATCCGCGTGATGGAATGGGGCGAGATGCTCAAACGCGCCAAGGCCGGCGAGCACGACATGGTCTCGGCCGGATGGGCGGGCGACAACGGCGACCCGGATAACTTCCTGACGCCTATGCTCAGTTGCGAAGCGGCCAAGAACGGCGAAAACTACGCTCGCTGGTGCAACGAGAAATTCCAGACCCTGCTCGACGAAGCACGGGCTAAAGTAGATCCGGCCGAACGCGCCAAACTGTATGAAGAAGCGCAAGTCATCTTCAATCAGGACCAACCGTGGATCAGCATGGCCCACACCCGCATGTTCACCGCAATGCGCAACAACGTAGAGGGTTATCACATCAGCCCTCTGACAACCAATAACTTCGCCACCACCCAGGTGAAGTAG